The proteins below come from a single Burkholderia sp. FERM BP-3421 genomic window:
- the gatB gene encoding Asp-tRNA(Asn)/Glu-tRNA(Gln) amidotransferase subunit GatB: MQWEVVIGLETHAQLSTASKIFSGTSTQFGAAPNTQASPVDLALPGVLPVMNRGAVERAIRFGLSIGATIAPRSIFARKNYFYPDLPKGYQISQYEIPVVQGGQVTIQVPANEKAGKDAYAKTINLTRAHLEEDAGKSLHEDFAGMTGIDLNRAGTPLLEIVTEPEMRSAAEAVAYAKALHGLVVWLGICDGNMQEGSFRCDANVSVRPLGQEQFGTRAEIKNLNSFRFLEEAINYEVRRQIELIEDGGEVVQETRLYDPDKRETRSMRSKEDAHDYRYFPDPDLMPLVIDDAWVARVRGELPELPVAMQRRFGEQYGVTPYDATVLTSSKAMAGYFEAVVAKAGVAQAKTVANWLMGDVSSLLNRDGFEIDASPVSAAQLALLLQRIADGTISNKIAKEIFATIWDEKAADDAAADRIIDAKGLRQISDTGALEAIIDAVLAANEKSVEEFRAGKEKAFNALVGQAMKATKGKANPQQVNELLKKKLG; this comes from the coding sequence ATGCAATGGGAAGTCGTTATCGGTCTTGAGACGCACGCGCAGCTGTCGACGGCGTCGAAGATCTTCTCCGGCACGTCGACGCAGTTCGGCGCGGCGCCGAACACGCAGGCGAGCCCCGTCGATCTGGCGCTGCCGGGCGTGCTGCCCGTGATGAACCGCGGCGCGGTCGAGCGGGCGATCCGCTTCGGCCTGTCGATCGGCGCGACGATCGCGCCGCGCAGCATCTTCGCGCGCAAGAATTACTTCTACCCGGATCTGCCGAAGGGCTATCAGATCAGCCAGTACGAGATCCCGGTGGTGCAGGGCGGCCAGGTCACGATCCAGGTGCCCGCCAACGAGAAGGCCGGCAAGGATGCCTACGCGAAGACCATCAACCTGACCCGCGCGCACCTCGAGGAGGACGCGGGCAAATCGCTGCACGAGGACTTCGCGGGGATGACGGGCATCGACCTGAACCGCGCGGGCACGCCGCTCCTCGAGATCGTCACCGAGCCGGAAATGCGCAGCGCCGCCGAGGCGGTCGCGTATGCGAAGGCGCTGCACGGCCTCGTCGTGTGGCTCGGGATCTGCGACGGCAACATGCAGGAAGGCTCGTTCCGCTGCGACGCGAACGTGTCGGTGCGCCCGCTCGGCCAGGAGCAGTTCGGCACCCGCGCCGAAATCAAGAACCTGAACTCGTTCCGGTTCCTGGAAGAGGCGATCAACTATGAGGTGCGCCGCCAGATCGAGCTGATCGAGGACGGCGGCGAGGTCGTGCAGGAAACCCGCCTGTACGATCCGGACAAGCGCGAGACGCGCTCGATGCGCAGCAAGGAAGACGCGCACGACTACCGCTATTTCCCCGATCCCGACCTGATGCCGCTCGTGATCGACGACGCATGGGTCGCGCGCGTGCGCGGCGAGCTGCCCGAGCTGCCGGTCGCGATGCAGCGGCGCTTCGGCGAGCAGTACGGCGTGACGCCGTACGATGCGACGGTGCTGACGTCGAGCAAGGCGATGGCCGGCTACTTCGAGGCGGTGGTCGCGAAGGCCGGCGTCGCGCAGGCGAAGACGGTCGCGAACTGGCTGATGGGCGATGTATCGTCGCTGCTCAACCGCGACGGCTTCGAGATCGACGCGAGCCCGGTGTCGGCCGCGCAGCTCGCGCTGCTGTTGCAGCGGATCGCCGACGGCACGATCTCGAACAAGATCGCGAAGGAAATCTTCGCGACAATCTGGGACGAGAAGGCGGCCGACGACGCGGCGGCCGATCGCATCATCGACGCGAAGGGCCTCCGGCAGATTTCCGACACCGGCGCGCTCGAGGCGATCATCGACGCGGTGCTGGCGGCCAACGAGAAGTCGGTCGAGGAATTCCGCGCGGGCAAGGAAAAGGCGTTCAACGCGCTGGTCGGCCAGGCGATGAAGGCGACCAAGGGCAAGGCGAACCCGCAGCAGGTCAACGAGCTGCTCAAGAAGAAGCTCGGCTGA
- the gatA gene encoding Asp-tRNA(Asn)/Glu-tRNA(Gln) amidotransferase subunit GatA, with the protein MHAHSLTELRAALDAKEYSAVELAQHYLHRIDAARDLNAFVHVDPDLTLAQARAADAALAQGAAGPLAGLPIAHKDVFVTRGWRSTAGSKMLANYTSPFDATVVERLAAAGMVTLGKTNMDEFAMGSSNENSAFGAVKNPWDRRAVPGGSSGGSSAAVAARLAPAATGTDTGGSIRQPASFAGVTGIKPTYGRVSRYGMIAFASSLDQGGPMAQSAADCALLLNAMAGFDTRDSTSLERDDEDFTRHLGQAWTPDAPAARPLAGLRIGLPEEYFGAGLADDVRATIEAALKQYEALGATLVKVSLPKTELSIPVYYVIAPAEASSNLSRFDGVRYGHRAAEYRDLLDMYKKSRAEGFGPEVKRRILVGAYVLSHGYYDAYYLQAQKIRRIIAQDFQEAFESCDVIMGPASPTVAWDLGAKGDDPVQMYLADIYTLSVSLAGLPGMSVPCGFGAGANAQRPVGLQIIGNYFNEARMLQVADAFQRATEWHRQVPAGV; encoded by the coding sequence ATGCATGCACACAGCCTGACCGAACTGCGCGCCGCGCTCGACGCCAAGGAGTACTCGGCCGTCGAGCTCGCGCAGCACTATCTGCACCGGATCGACGCGGCGCGCGATCTGAACGCGTTCGTCCATGTCGATCCCGACCTGACGCTCGCGCAGGCGCGCGCCGCCGACGCGGCGCTCGCCCAGGGCGCGGCCGGCCCGCTGGCCGGCCTGCCGATCGCGCACAAGGACGTGTTCGTCACGCGCGGCTGGCGCTCGACCGCCGGCTCGAAGATGCTCGCGAACTACACGAGCCCGTTCGACGCGACCGTCGTCGAGCGGCTCGCCGCCGCCGGCATGGTGACGCTCGGCAAGACCAACATGGACGAGTTCGCGATGGGCTCGTCGAACGAGAACTCGGCGTTCGGCGCGGTGAAGAACCCGTGGGACCGCCGGGCCGTGCCGGGCGGCAGCTCGGGCGGCAGCTCGGCCGCGGTCGCCGCGCGCCTCGCGCCCGCCGCGACCGGCACCGATACCGGCGGCTCGATCCGCCAGCCCGCGTCGTTCGCGGGCGTCACGGGGATCAAGCCGACCTACGGCCGGGTCTCGCGCTACGGCATGATCGCGTTCGCCTCGTCGCTCGACCAGGGCGGCCCGATGGCGCAGAGCGCGGCCGACTGCGCGCTGCTGCTGAACGCGATGGCCGGCTTCGACACGCGCGACTCGACGAGCCTCGAGCGCGACGACGAGGACTTCACGCGCCACCTGGGCCAGGCCTGGACGCCGGACGCGCCGGCCGCCCGGCCGCTCGCGGGCCTGCGCATCGGCCTGCCCGAGGAATATTTCGGCGCGGGCCTCGCGGACGACGTGCGCGCGACGATCGAGGCCGCGCTCAAGCAGTACGAGGCGCTCGGCGCGACGCTCGTGAAGGTGTCGCTGCCCAAGACCGAGCTGTCGATCCCGGTCTACTACGTGATCGCGCCCGCCGAGGCGTCGTCGAACCTGTCGCGTTTCGACGGCGTGCGCTACGGGCACCGGGCGGCCGAGTACCGCGACCTGCTCGACATGTACAAGAAGTCGCGCGCGGAAGGCTTCGGCCCCGAGGTGAAGCGGCGCATCCTGGTCGGCGCCTACGTGCTGTCGCACGGCTACTACGACGCCTACTACCTGCAGGCGCAGAAGATCCGCCGCATCATCGCGCAGGACTTCCAGGAAGCGTTCGAGTCGTGCGACGTGATCATGGGGCCGGCGTCGCCGACCGTCGCGTGGGATCTCGGCGCGAAGGGCGACGATCCGGTGCAGATGTACCTGGCCGACATCTATACGCTGTCGGTGAGCCTCGCCGGCCTGCCCGGCATGAGCGTGCCGTGCGGCTTCGGCGCGGGCGCGAACGCGCAGCGCCCGGTCGGCCTGCAGATCATCGGCAACTATTTCAACGAAGCCCGGATGCTGCAGGTCGCGGACGCGTTCCAGCGCGCGACCGAATGGCACAGGCAAGTTCCGGCGGGGGTGTAA
- the gatC gene encoding Asp-tRNA(Asn)/Glu-tRNA(Gln) amidotransferase subunit GatC, with amino-acid sequence MALTLTDVKRIAHLARLEMADADAEQTLGQLNEFFGLVEQMQAVDTTGIAPLAHPIEQIQAVALRLRDDAVTETVDRDAYQRPAPAVQDGLYLVPKVIE; translated from the coding sequence ATGGCTCTGACCCTGACCGATGTGAAACGCATCGCGCACCTTGCGCGGCTCGAAATGGCCGACGCCGACGCCGAGCAGACGCTCGGCCAGCTCAACGAATTCTTCGGCCTGGTCGAGCAGATGCAGGCCGTCGACACGACGGGCATCGCGCCCCTCGCCCACCCGATCGAGCAGATCCAGGCGGTCGCGCTGCGGCTGCGCGACGACGCCGTCACCGAGACGGTCGACCGCGACGCGTACCAGCGCCCGGCGCCGGCCGTCCAGGACGGCCTGTACCTCGTGCCGAAGGTGATCGAGTAA
- a CDS encoding rod shape-determining protein, with protein sequence MFGFLRSYFSNDLAIDLGTANTLIYMRGKGIVLDEPSVVSIRQEGGPNGKKTIQAVGKEAKQMLGKVPGNIEAIRPMKDGVIADFTVTEQMIKQFIKTAHESRMFSPSPRIIICVPCGSTQVERRAIKEAAHGAGASQVYLIEEPMAAAIGAGLPVSEATGSMVVDIGGGTTEVGVISLGGIVYKGSVRVGGDKFDEAIVNYIRRNYGMLIGEQTAEAIKKEIGSAFPGSEVKEMEVKGRNLSEGIPRSFTISSNEILEALTDPLNQIVSSVKIALEQTPPELGADIAERGMMLTGGGALLRDLDRLLAEETGLPVLVAEDPLTCVVRGSGMALERMDKLGSIFSYE encoded by the coding sequence ATGTTCGGTTTTTTGCGCAGCTACTTCTCCAACGATCTGGCGATCGATCTCGGCACCGCAAACACCCTCATCTACATGCGCGGCAAGGGCATCGTGCTCGATGAGCCCTCGGTTGTGTCGATCCGCCAGGAAGGCGGTCCCAACGGCAAGAAGACGATCCAGGCGGTCGGCAAGGAAGCCAAGCAGATGCTCGGCAAGGTGCCGGGCAACATCGAGGCGATCCGCCCGATGAAGGACGGCGTGATCGCCGACTTCACGGTCACCGAGCAGATGATCAAGCAGTTCATCAAGACCGCCCACGAATCGCGGATGTTCTCGCCGTCGCCGCGCATCATCATCTGCGTGCCGTGCGGCTCGACCCAGGTCGAGCGCCGCGCGATCAAGGAGGCCGCGCACGGCGCGGGCGCCTCGCAGGTCTACCTGATCGAGGAGCCGATGGCGGCCGCGATCGGCGCGGGCCTGCCGGTGTCGGAAGCCACCGGCTCGATGGTCGTCGATATCGGCGGCGGCACGACCGAGGTCGGCGTGATCTCGCTCGGCGGCATCGTCTACAAGGGCTCGGTGCGGGTCGGCGGCGACAAGTTCGACGAGGCGATCGTCAACTACATCCGCCGCAACTACGGCATGCTGATCGGCGAGCAGACCGCCGAGGCGATCAAGAAGGAAATCGGTTCCGCGTTCCCGGGCTCCGAAGTCAAGGAAATGGAAGTCAAGGGCCGCAACCTGTCGGAAGGCATTCCGCGCAGCTTCACGATCTCCAGCAACGAAATCCTCGAGGCGCTCACCGATCCGCTGAACCAGATCGTGTCGTCCGTGAAGATCGCGCTCGAGCAGACGCCGCCGGAACTGGGCGCCGATATCGCCGAGCGCGGCATGATGCTGACGGGCGGCGGCGCGCTGCTGCGCGACCTCGATCGCCTGCTCGCCGAGGAAACCGGCCTGCCGGTGCTCGTCGCCGAGGATCCGCTCACCTGCGTGGTGCGCGGCTCCGGCATGGCGCTCGAGCGCATGGACAAGCTCGGCAGCATCTTCTCCTACGAGTGA
- the mreC gene encoding rod shape-determining protein MreC codes for MEYSPPPLFKQGPSAFARLLFFVALAVALLISDARFNTLEIVRGVVGTALYPLQRAALVPRDLFMGAADLAVTGASLRHENQQLRDHNLKLSLQANQAGQLSADNAHLRAVLALRERVSTQSTPVEIQYDTSDPFSQKVVIGHGSQAGIQDGSPVVSEDGVIGQVTRVFPLQSEVTLITDRDLAIPVQVLRTGLRSVIYGTPKGDSLDLRFVPTSADLLVGDELVTSGLDGVYPPGLPVAKVVRVDKLADTAFAHVVCMPVAAVRGAREMLVLHYRNDIPPRPAEPDPASDKNAKVKKTPKSTEKGTQPADANAAAASGKATAATAQSRPAGGAAPAGPTRPAAPAQGAKP; via the coding sequence ATGGAATACAGTCCGCCGCCCCTCTTCAAGCAAGGTCCGTCCGCGTTCGCGCGGCTGCTCTTCTTTGTCGCACTGGCCGTCGCGCTCCTCATCTCGGATGCGCGCTTCAACACGCTCGAAATCGTCCGCGGGGTGGTCGGCACCGCGCTCTATCCGCTGCAGCGCGCGGCGCTCGTGCCGCGCGACCTGTTCATGGGCGCGGCCGACCTCGCCGTCACCGGCGCGTCGCTGCGCCACGAGAACCAGCAGCTGCGCGACCACAACCTGAAGCTGTCGCTGCAGGCGAACCAGGCGGGCCAGCTGAGCGCCGACAACGCGCACCTGCGCGCGGTGCTCGCGCTGCGCGAGCGCGTCTCCACCCAGTCGACCCCGGTCGAGATCCAGTACGACACCAGCGATCCCTTCTCGCAGAAGGTCGTGATCGGCCACGGCTCGCAGGCGGGCATCCAGGACGGCTCGCCCGTCGTCAGCGAGGACGGCGTGATCGGCCAGGTCACGCGGGTGTTCCCGCTGCAGTCGGAGGTCACGCTGATCACCGACCGCGACCTCGCGATTCCCGTGCAGGTGCTGCGCACCGGCCTGCGCAGCGTGATCTACGGCACCCCGAAGGGCGACTCGCTCGACCTGCGCTTCGTGCCGACGAGCGCCGACCTGCTGGTCGGCGACGAACTGGTGACGAGCGGGCTCGACGGCGTGTATCCGCCCGGCCTGCCGGTCGCGAAGGTGGTGCGGGTCGACAAGCTCGCCGACACCGCGTTCGCGCACGTGGTCTGCATGCCGGTCGCGGCGGTGCGCGGCGCGCGCGAGATGCTGGTGCTGCACTACCGCAACGACATCCCGCCGCGCCCGGCCGAGCCGGACCCGGCCAGCGACAAGAACGCCAAGGTGAAGAAAACCCCGAAGAGCACCGAAAAGGGCACCCAGCCCGCCGACGCCAACGCCGCCGCCGCGAGCGGCAAGGCGACGGCCGCCACCGCGCAGTCGCGCCCGGCGGGCGGCGCGGCGCCGGCCGGCCCGACCCGGCCGGCCGCCCCGGCCCAGGGAGCGAAGCCATGA
- the mreD gene encoding rod shape-determining protein MreD: MSRPQYILQPVNPSFIIFSLAAAFLLNLMPWGRMPGVPDFVALVLLFWNIHQPRKVGMGIAFLLGILMDVHDAGLLGEHALAYTLLSYGAITIHRRVLWLPLGVQVFYVAPLLVLAQLVPFVIRLLMGAAFPGWGYLVDGFVEAALWPLASLLLLMPQRRPVDPDDTRPI, translated from the coding sequence ATGAGCCGCCCCCAATACATCCTGCAGCCGGTCAACCCGTCCTTCATCATCTTCAGCCTGGCCGCCGCGTTCCTGCTGAACCTGATGCCGTGGGGCCGGATGCCCGGCGTGCCCGACTTCGTCGCGCTCGTCCTGCTGTTCTGGAACATCCACCAGCCGCGCAAGGTCGGCATGGGCATCGCGTTCCTGCTCGGAATCCTGATGGACGTGCACGACGCCGGCCTGCTCGGCGAGCATGCGCTGGCCTACACGCTGCTGTCGTACGGCGCGATCACGATCCACCGCCGCGTGCTGTGGCTGCCGCTCGGCGTGCAGGTGTTCTACGTCGCGCCGCTCCTCGTGCTCGCGCAGCTCGTGCCGTTCGTGATCCGCCTGCTGATGGGCGCCGCGTTCCCGGGCTGGGGCTACCTGGTCGACGGGTTCGTCGAGGCCGCCCTGTGGCCGCTCGCCAGCCTGCTGCTGCTGATGCCGCAGCGCCGTCCGGTCGATCCGGACGACACGCGGCCGATCTGA
- the mrdA gene encoding penicillin-binding protein 2 codes for MTEFKDTQQQLSKFRVRVAAAGVFVFVCFGLLATRFFYLQVWQHGKYALQAEENRISVAPIVPNRGIITDRNGVVLAKNYSAYTLEITPSKLTDTLENTINALSEVVPIDARDRRRFKKLQEDSKNFESLPIRTRLTDDEVARFTAQRFRFPGVDVRARLFRQYPLGPTAAHVIGYIGRISKRDQDRIDAMSDENDSDPETYDPRRDGNNYKGTDYIGKVGVEQSYETELHGLTGFEEVEVTAGGRPVRTLSRTQATPGNNLVLSLDIGLQQVAEQAFAGKRGALVAIEPKTGDVLAFVSSPSFDPNSFVDGIDQQTWDELNNSPDKPLLNRPLHGTYPPGSTYKPFMALAGLTLGKRTPGWGFQDPGYFTFGGHTFRNDVRSGQGWVDMNRAIMVSNDTYFYMLARDLGVNSIANFMKPFGFGQITGIDVQGEARGILPSTDWKKKAFKKAAQQKWFDGETISLGIGQGYNSFTILQLAHATATLANNGIVMKPHLVKEIENPISRDRHLTVPKESEMIPLKQSDIDVVKRGMENVVENPSGTGYKIFRGAQYLAAGKTGTAQVFSLQGGNYHGHLLAEHLRDHALFIAYAPADHPQIAIALIVENGGWGAQAAGPIARRVLDFYLVDRKNPATEAAAVAAAASATEPINAPVIGDASKAVTVAAGFKALPQPATAASAVGAAGAGAGAGAGASGASGASGTSGTSGTSGASGASGASGASAASAASAASAASAASAASGASASAPAGASTAVAAPAAAGSTAAAGSPPVRPPPRKPRRAPASEAAPVAVAPRDDPRSAPDQPARAGADD; via the coding sequence ATGACCGAATTCAAGGACACCCAGCAGCAACTCTCGAAGTTCCGCGTGCGCGTCGCCGCGGCGGGCGTGTTCGTGTTCGTCTGCTTCGGCCTGCTCGCGACGCGCTTCTTCTACCTGCAGGTCTGGCAGCACGGCAAGTACGCGCTGCAGGCCGAGGAGAACCGCATCTCGGTCGCGCCGATCGTGCCGAACCGCGGCATCATCACCGACCGCAACGGCGTGGTGCTCGCGAAGAACTACTCCGCGTACACGCTCGAAATCACGCCGTCGAAGCTGACCGACACGCTCGAGAACACCATCAACGCGCTGTCCGAGGTCGTGCCGATCGACGCGCGCGACCGCCGCCGCTTCAAGAAGCTGCAGGAGGACTCGAAGAACTTCGAGAGCCTGCCGATCCGCACCCGGCTGACCGACGACGAGGTCGCGCGCTTCACCGCGCAGCGCTTCCGCTTCCCCGGCGTCGACGTGCGCGCGCGCCTGTTCCGCCAGTACCCGCTCGGGCCGACCGCCGCGCACGTGATCGGCTACATCGGGCGGATCTCGAAGCGCGACCAGGACCGCATCGACGCGATGAGCGACGAGAACGACAGCGATCCGGAAACCTACGATCCGCGCCGCGACGGCAACAACTACAAGGGCACCGACTACATCGGCAAGGTCGGCGTCGAGCAGAGCTACGAGACCGAGCTGCACGGCCTGACCGGCTTCGAGGAAGTCGAGGTGACGGCGGGCGGGCGGCCCGTGCGCACGCTGTCGCGCACCCAGGCGACGCCCGGCAACAACCTGGTGCTGTCGCTCGACATCGGCCTGCAGCAGGTGGCCGAGCAGGCGTTCGCGGGCAAGCGCGGCGCGCTCGTCGCGATCGAGCCCAAGACGGGCGACGTGCTCGCGTTCGTGTCGTCGCCGAGCTTCGACCCGAATTCCTTCGTCGACGGGATCGACCAGCAGACCTGGGACGAGCTCAACAACTCGCCCGACAAGCCGCTCCTGAACCGCCCGCTGCACGGCACCTACCCGCCCGGCTCGACCTATAAGCCGTTCATGGCGCTGGCGGGCCTCACGCTCGGCAAGCGCACGCCCGGCTGGGGTTTCCAGGATCCCGGCTACTTCACCTTCGGCGGCCACACGTTCCGCAACGACGTGCGCTCCGGCCAGGGCTGGGTCGACATGAACCGCGCGATCATGGTGTCGAACGACACCTACTTCTACATGCTCGCGCGCGACCTCGGCGTCAATTCGATCGCGAACTTCATGAAGCCGTTCGGCTTCGGCCAGATCACGGGCATCGACGTGCAGGGCGAGGCGCGCGGCATCCTGCCCTCGACCGACTGGAAGAAGAAGGCGTTCAAGAAGGCCGCCCAGCAGAAGTGGTTCGACGGCGAGACGATCAGCCTCGGCATCGGCCAGGGCTACAACTCGTTCACGATCCTGCAGCTCGCGCACGCGACGGCGACGCTCGCGAACAACGGCATCGTCATGAAGCCCCACCTCGTGAAGGAGATCGAGAACCCGATCTCGCGCGACCGGCACCTGACCGTGCCGAAGGAAAGCGAGATGATCCCGCTCAAGCAGTCGGACATCGACGTCGTGAAGCGCGGCATGGAGAACGTGGTCGAGAACCCGTCCGGCACCGGCTACAAGATCTTCCGCGGCGCGCAATACCTCGCGGCGGGCAAGACCGGGACGGCGCAGGTGTTCTCGCTGCAAGGCGGCAACTACCACGGCCACCTGCTCGCCGAGCACCTGCGCGACCATGCGCTGTTCATCGCCTACGCGCCCGCCGACCATCCGCAGATCGCGATCGCGCTGATCGTCGAGAACGGCGGCTGGGGCGCGCAGGCGGCCGGGCCGATCGCGCGCCGCGTGCTCGATTTCTATCTCGTCGACCGCAAGAACCCGGCGACCGAAGCGGCCGCCGTGGCCGCCGCCGCGTCGGCGACCGAACCCATCAATGCGCCCGTGATCGGCGATGCGTCGAAGGCCGTGACCGTCGCGGCCGGCTTCAAGGCGCTGCCGCAGCCGGCGACGGCCGCGAGCGCCGTCGGCGCGGCGGGCGCGGGCGCGGGCGCGGGCGCGGGTGCATCGGGCGCGTCGGGCGCGTCGGGCACATCGGGCACATCGGGCACATCGGGCGCATCGGGCGCATCGGGCGCATCGGGCGCATCGGCTGCATCGGCTGCGTCGGCTGCGTCGGCTGCGTCGGCTGCGTCGGCTGCATCGGGCGCGTCGGCGTCAGCGCCGGCCGGCGCGTCGACCGCCGTGGCCGCGCCGGCCGCCGCCGGCAGCACCGCCGCGGCCGGTTCGCCGCCCGTTCGCCCGCCGCCGCGCAAGCCGCGCCGCGCGCCCGCCAGCGAGGCCGCGCCCGTCGCGGTCGCGCCGCGCGACGACCCGCGCAGCGCCCCCGACCAGCCGGCCCGCGCCGGCGCCGACGATTAA
- the rodA gene encoding rod shape-determining protein RodA yields MQFDKRAWLDKVKQMFAGFDRPLALIVFLLLCVGIVTLYSASIDMPGRVEDQLRNILLTFVLMWVIANIPPSTLMRFAVPLYTFGVALLVAVALFGMTKKGAKRWLNVGVVIQPSEILKIATPLMLAWYYQRREGSLRWYDFVVAFGILLVPVGLIAKQPDLGTGLLVFAAGLFVIYLAGLSFKLIVPVLVAGVIAVGSIAVFEERICQPEVVWPLMHDYQKHRVCTLLDPTSDPLGKGFHTIQAVIAIGSGGALGKGYLKGTQAHLEFIPEKHTDFIFAVFSEEFGLAGGLTLLVLYMALIARGLFIAAQGATLFGRLLAGSLTLAFFVYAFVNIGMVSGVLPVVGVPLPFMSYGGTALTTLGIAVGLIMSVGRQKRLMKS; encoded by the coding sequence ATGCAATTCGACAAGCGCGCCTGGCTCGACAAGGTCAAGCAGATGTTCGCGGGCTTCGACCGCCCGCTCGCCCTGATCGTGTTCCTGCTGCTGTGCGTCGGTATCGTGACGCTCTACAGCGCGAGCATCGACATGCCCGGCCGCGTGGAGGATCAGCTGCGCAACATCCTGCTGACGTTCGTGCTGATGTGGGTGATCGCCAATATCCCGCCGTCGACGCTGATGCGCTTCGCGGTGCCGCTCTATACCTTCGGCGTCGCGCTGCTGGTCGCGGTGGCGCTGTTCGGGATGACCAAGAAGGGCGCGAAGCGCTGGCTGAACGTCGGCGTCGTGATCCAGCCGTCCGAGATCCTCAAGATCGCCACCCCGCTGATGCTCGCCTGGTACTACCAGCGCCGCGAGGGCAGCCTGCGCTGGTACGACTTCGTGGTCGCGTTCGGGATCCTGCTCGTGCCGGTCGGCCTGATCGCGAAGCAGCCCGACCTCGGCACCGGCCTCCTGGTGTTCGCGGCCGGCCTGTTCGTGATCTATCTCGCGGGCCTGTCGTTCAAGCTGATCGTGCCGGTGCTCGTCGCCGGCGTGATCGCGGTGGGCTCGATCGCCGTGTTCGAGGAGCGGATCTGCCAGCCGGAGGTGGTCTGGCCGCTCATGCACGATTACCAGAAGCACCGTGTCTGCACCCTGCTCGACCCGACCTCCGATCCGCTCGGCAAGGGCTTCCACACGATCCAGGCGGTGATCGCGATCGGCTCGGGCGGCGCGCTCGGCAAGGGTTACCTGAAGGGCACGCAGGCGCACCTCGAGTTCATTCCGGAAAAGCACACCGATTTCATCTTCGCGGTGTTCTCCGAGGAGTTCGGCCTGGCGGGCGGGCTCACGCTGCTCGTGCTGTACATGGCGCTGATCGCGCGCGGGCTGTTCATCGCCGCGCAGGGCGCGACGCTGTTCGGGCGCCTGCTCGCGGGCTCGCTCACCCTCGCGTTCTTCGTCTATGCGTTCGTCAACATCGGGATGGTCAGCGGCGTGCTGCCGGTGGTCGGCGTGCCGCTGCCGTTCATGAGCTACGGCGGCACCGCGCTCACCACGCTCGGCATCGCGGTCGGCCTCATCATGAGCGTCGGCCGGCAAAAGCGCCTGATGAAAAGCTGA
- a CDS encoding tetratricopeptide repeat protein produces the protein MKPADRRAAWCGAAVLAIASAGAAAQASHPHGQPDPGRETASAIADYNAGDYRAALVQFRDAAERGDRLAEFNYAMMMITGEGVTANVPEGLRWLRQAADAGMSHAQYVYGTMFDDGQFVARDPAQAHHWFLKAAQQGHVQAELALANQFLDGRGTPRDNRQAFVWYKQAADAGDPTAQYVTASFYERGGDGVTPNLNIARAYYAAAAAQGDEAAGLKFKELSAALRAPPAAGGSAARPQ, from the coding sequence ATGAAGCCCGCGGACCGCCGGGCGGCATGGTGCGGCGCGGCCGTGCTCGCCATCGCGAGCGCGGGGGCGGCCGCGCAGGCCTCGCATCCGCATGGGCAGCCCGATCCCGGGCGCGAGACGGCGTCGGCGATCGCCGACTACAACGCCGGCGACTATCGCGCCGCGCTGGTGCAGTTCCGCGACGCGGCCGAGCGCGGCGACCGGCTCGCCGAATTCAACTACGCGATGATGATGATCACGGGCGAGGGGGTGACGGCGAACGTGCCCGAGGGCTTGCGCTGGCTGCGTCAGGCGGCCGATGCGGGCATGTCGCATGCGCAGTACGTGTACGGGACGATGTTCGACGACGGGCAGTTCGTCGCGCGCGACCCGGCGCAGGCGCACCACTGGTTCCTGAAGGCCGCGCAGCAGGGCCACGTGCAGGCGGAACTCGCGCTCGCGAACCAGTTCCTCGACGGGCGCGGCACACCGCGCGACAACCGGCAGGCGTTCGTCTGGTACAAGCAGGCGGCGGACGCGGGCGACCCGACCGCGCAATACGTGACCGCATCGTTCTACGAGCGCGGCGGCGACGGGGTCACGCCGAACCTGAACATCGCACGCGCCTACTATGCGGCGGCCGCGGCACAGGGCGACGAGGCCGCCGGGCTCAAGTTCAAGGAGCTGAGCGCGGCGCTGCGCGCGCCGCCGGCCGCGGGCGGGTCGGCCGCGCGGCCGCAGTGA